One stretch of Prunus persica cultivar Lovell chromosome G1, Prunus_persica_NCBIv2, whole genome shotgun sequence DNA includes these proteins:
- the LOC18790160 gene encoding thaumatin-like protein 1, with protein MASQTLLSLLLVTVFLSGANSATFTFTNRCPYTVWPGALTGSGAQLSSTGFELASGASSSLDVPSPWSGRFWGRTQCSTDATGKFICGTADCGSGQVACNGAGAIPPASLIELTLAPGGGQDFYDISLVDGFNVPLELAPQGGSGGCSATSCPANVNSICPAELAIKGSDGGAIACKSACLAFNRPDYCCTGTFGSPDTCPPTDYSKIFKRQCPQAYSYAFDDKTSTFTCTGGPNYAITFCP; from the exons ATGGCATCTCAAACTttgctctctcttcttttggtCACTGTCTTCCTATCAG GGGCTAATTCAGCTACATTCACATTCACAAACCGTTGCCCCTACACAGTTTGGCCAGGAGCCCTAACGGGGAGTGGTGCACAATTATCTTCAACCGGATTCGAGTTAGCATCCGGGGCCTCTTCATCTTTGGATGTCCCTTCCCCATGGTCCGGCCGCTTCTGGGGCCGGACCCAGTGCTCCACAGATGCCACAGGAAAGTTTATTTGTGGCACCGCAGACTGCGGCTCTGGTCAAGTCGCGTGCAATGGTGCTGGTGCAATCCCACCAGCATCGTTGATAGAATTAACTCTGGCCCCGGGTGGAGGGCAAGATTTCTACGATATTAGCCTCGTTGACGGCTTCAACGTGCCTCTCGAATTAGCCCCACAAGGAGGGTCTGGTGGATGTAGCGCCACAAGCTGCCCAGCTAATGTCAATAGTATTTGCCCGGCAGAGTTGGCTATAAAAGGGTCAGATGGCGGTGCGATTGCCTGCAAAAGTGCGTGTTTGGCTTTCAACCGGCCGGATTATTGTTGCACCGGCACATTCGGGAGCCCTGATACATGCCCTCCTACCGATTATTCAAAGATATTCAAGCGCCAGTGCCCTCAAGCTTATAGTTATGCTTTTGATGATAAAACTAGCACTTTCACATGTACTGGTGGACCTAACTATGCCATCACTTTTTGTCCTTGA